In Mangifera indica cultivar Alphonso chromosome 7, CATAS_Mindica_2.1, whole genome shotgun sequence, the genomic window CTAGTTTGGGCCTTCATCctatattacaaatttaaaatgcaaataaatttgtaatttaagttaaacgtttctatatatgtatatacataatacATTAAAGGTTGTCTAACTAGCTATTACAACTTCGACACCTTAAAATTTCATGATTATCTTCTAATGGTCCTGCTCATTTAGAAGAGGGGTTGAGAGTTTTTTGATTGCATCTTGAAGCCTTCGTAATACCATTCATATTTACACAGAAAGAAgacatttttgtcaatttttaggaTAACATATACTTTTCtatctctctttttgttttctgtttcttttggGTAAGTTTCTTTGTCTTTAAGATGCCACACGTATGCAAGTCACTCAAAAATGGAGCTTCACAAAGTGGTGAAGCAATTTTGGTAAGCACATGATATGTTTCATCTGTCATTAAGGCAACTTACTTCTTGTAGCACGTTTTCACATCTTCTTGATGGAATTCATATTGTCAAGAGAAGAATATTGCTTAAGAAGGGATCTTAAGGTAAAAACATTTAAGACTTACTGTGTTATACCAAACCAGGTTAAGCCTCActattagagatgacaatttgggcTCGACTTTAGGGACCCcaaccctccccgaccctaacggggaggggattccccgataaaaacggggaaaggggcggggatggggatgaaaaaaatctccgtaatcgGAGACgagtcggggacggggatacatatgtccccgcccccgcccccgccccgccccgcccctcccctcccctcccggCCCCACCCCGCCCCGCTcggccccgccccgccccgccccggcCCAGCctgcccctcccctcccctcccctccccctccccaccccaccccaccccaccccctaaatctaatatattaatataataatttctaaactattaagttctagaaatttttacattatgatttattaaaactataactttaattttactaatttttgaattatcaattatcagtttttactaatttctgaactattaatctaatatattaaaaaaaccccagaatctcattatcataaaatgtaaatgcaccaaattaattttattttaacttcaaaacttagttagtcaatccaccaggttttacacaaaaaaaataaataaattagaaacttgataaaatcaattgaagtgaatgaaaagtgttaaatttaatgttattataaaattaccctaaatcacatacatgaagagctactaatgaagagattgattattgcatattgttagattttatgaaaactttgtatttgaactaaaataataatgaatattttgtagctcttgtagcaagtgatattttgagagaatatgatttattttatttattgaaatgtataaaggaattaaaatttatatttacaggtatggggagaggatttttccccgcggggacggggaggggatggggaggggatttttcttcgcggggaggggacggggattcttttttatccccacaacggggacggggcggggacggggattgatatcccctacggggacggggacggggattgatatcccctccccgcccctccccattgccatccctactcaCTATGTTgtcctattttccttttttcaattCATATGAGAGACTTGTTACACTTTTAATTGCataaatttggattttgtttggGGATTAACTGGTATTGTACTGCTTTGTTGAGTTATAATGCTCTCAAAACACATTGTGCATGCTTCATCTACTTCAAagacatttttaaattttcttatggGTTGATCCTATTTTATCCTATATTTAGAAACATTAGACACataaaagaaaagtgaaaaggATTTTTGCAATCTCATTatttaaaatcttcaaattttctttcttttgctttttattcCTCAATCGAATATTATTGTGTActtcaaattgtttcttttgaCAGGGAGACTTTTAATTAGGGCCTATACTTACACTTTTTGCAAGATAAGACACCAAATGCAGAACAATCAAGAGAAGGAAGTACCACTTGGAACAACAAACACACATGGCAGCAAAGGAGTGAAGCAGCAAGGACCAgcaaatttggaaagggtgcaTGGCAATCTATGGGAAGGCTTGACTGTAATGAGGATAACTGGAGATGGAAAGGATCTAAAAAGAATTCCGAAAAGAAAATTGTTGggaggaaagaaaagagagagtttCAGCCTTTCGAAAGCTACAAGGATTAAGCTATTAGGATTAATCAACTTACATTGGAATCTGTGTTAATTCCAATGTAAGGAATTGCAAGATGGATCAATTGAATTTCATTGCAATTCTGAAAAATCCCTTCAATACAagtattagtttataaatattattttgatatttgagtACATATATCATTcgatataataatagttatcattataataaatatttaatttaaagatgaaatatttagatataattttaatttcgttttagaataattattttaggaggtaaaattctttatttttaaagaaaaaattttaattttgttttgaatgataattttacaagattaaaattttaattttatctctttaaaacttaggatttctattttgataattttaaaaatgatttttatttttgtcctaaaataataattttaggagaCTGAATTTTAATTTCTGAAATTAGATCCTTTTATCTTCAATCTccgaattttatttttgttctaaaataataattcctgaattttaattttaattcccaTTTTGCGCATCACATCCCAAGAAAgttcttatatataattaattaatataaatttctaaaataattaaaagaaatcctCCCAAATTGGCGCCGACATGCAGCTCACCAACTTAAGATTTCACTGCTATTCTATACATTAATCAAACATATCTCTCatcaatcttttctttttttttcttttcataattttccttcaatttctCGAGAAAATTTCTAATCCTATTCTACTTATCTTTATTACACGCCGAGGGCCACGGGCCGAACCTCCATCCCTCCCGATTCGGACAATGGAATTGGCGCAATTAACAACACCATTACAAGACTCCTCAGCTTTCATTCCATCCGTGACCGTTTACGCTTCAAGAGAAACCCTAACTACAGTCAGACGAAGGGCCTAATAAAACCGTGTCTCCACCGCTACTGGCTTCACCATTTGTTGCGGAATATCATACAGTTTTGAAGTTTTTGGCtatttatctaaaaatgaaTACTTTTCTTCCTGTTATTTAGGTAAAATAGTTCTATCCGTCATGTTGTGTATAATCTGCCAATTTGAATGGAAAAACTACTTCTATGCATTACGTTTTAATACAACATATCAATTTGGAAACCAGTTTTGCACTTTTGTTAATGTGGTATACTCTTTTTGGTTGGTTAATAAGACTTGCTGGCTATTTTGTTTTCGTTGGCTATTTTGAATTGGAAATATACTTTAATGCATTAcgttttaatacaaaatatcaatttggaAGCAAATCTATGATTCTCTTggtgaagtttaaaaaaatgtgcACGTCTTAGTATCAACATAAATGCGATTTAGGGTGGTCGGATGAGAAAGGACTCTCTGTTGTTATCTTGTAGGTTGAGAATGCACGCCTGTCTTCCAATTTGACATAAGCTTGATGCATAGATTACCATCAATGAACTTTTTTgagtgtgaattttttttattgctacATGCTTAGGCGATTTCTTGGTTTGGTGAAAGCTTCATCAAATGATAGTCTTTTTCTATATAGCATCACAGCTCATGGCGATATACTGTAGGAAATGCTTAAAAAATGGTGAGTTTCATGCATGTACTTGACGGGGTTGAACTGCATCCACCAGTTTCTGATGTTGCATGCAATGGTCTTGCTGCCAGGGTATACTTGTATGCTTGCCCTATTATTTCTTTGAGATCCTTGTTTGTtagatttgaataatttgataacTAATGGGAATAAATCATGGATGTTATTGTGTCTATGCATATGCTAGTCTAACATGGCTTTTACAGCTTGAAAAGTGCAGGATGTTAATTGAAATTGCTGGAAATTACTTAGATGAAGGGGCAAATCCTTTCCATGGAGTTGAGGTGTGCAATGAAGTTTTGGAAGGGCATGGTAGTGAAATTGGATCCATGATGAGGCATGAGCCTCTTTGCATACTTGCTGCCTTATTGCTTAAGGTTCTTTAAAAACTGTTGTTAAGATAAATGCTTGTAATctctttattttgattgaaatttgtttCTAACAAGTCATTAGCTACTTCTTTTAACATGGCAAATAAAAGTAATGATATGTTCTTTAAACATTTGCTGATTGTTATTGTTGGAGATGATTGTGCATTGCCTCCACCTCAAGGCATAGCTGGATGAAGAGGTTTGGCAGGCCCTATTCTTGTTCACAAGGTTCTCTGTTTCTTCCTTTTCCTCCTTACATATATGCATGTAGGGGCCTTTCTTGCATATGCACTTACATGCTCACGCTTTAGGCCTTTTCTGCTATTACTTATTCCAGTGAAAATTTATCTTTGTATtggttgatttaattttttatgtctttATCCTTTCATATATGTCTGAACTGTTCTTACACTAAATTTAGTTCTGATTATGCATGTGGAGTTGGAAAGTCAGGTTGCTGGAGCTAGCTGCTGCTGCTGGCCTTTCCCTTTCTTAAGTTACTCTGTTGCTGCAGAAGCAAAACGTGCATCTGAAATGGTCGGGACGATGGGTGTTGCCTTATCTGTTTGTACACTGCCTGGGCAGGTTTCATCAAGTTGTCTGGGTTCTGGAAAAATGGAACTTGGTCTTCAGATTGTGAGTTATTTTCAAAACGACATCTTATGCATGAAGTAATTAGTGGTGAATATAAAGTTCATTAAAATGTGTTTGGTGTAAATAATATGTGGGgaataaattgaatttcattCAATATTTCAGAATTTGTCAGGTTTTATCTTGAGTTGATTGCTTCTGATGCCGTGCACATTAAAGTGGTCAAGTATTCTTGTGGATCTTTTACAGGGCCACTGCTTACAGTTAGTTCCTAGACATGTAAAAATTTGCTTCCTTGTtgacaaaattaaattgaactaagATAAGTTTCTTTTCAGCATTGTGAACCTGGTGCCGCTGTTGGGGACCTTCAACTTGTAGATGTAGTTGTCTCTCGTGCTTAAGTGGATATTGTCAAGGGTATGCTCAATACCTGGGAGATATCTTATTTTACAGGATACATTTAGCTTTGATCATTTAAAGagaatgaaaaacttaaaaaattatttctccaCTGAACAAAGTTCCTGGGAAGGCTTGAGAAAAATTACTCGTACTTTTGACATATTTTCTCTGCAACATGTGCTTACTAAgctaaatttaatgaaaaagcTTCTTCCTGATGGGGTTGCATGAAgttaaaagaaacagaaaaatctCAAACTAGTCATGCATTTTGAAGAGAAATTACAAACCAATATATTTCtgattttggttaaattttgtaaatgcaGCATAGGTGCCACTCTATGGTACTGATGATTGTAGCTGGCAAAGCAGTCCCTAACTTGCAATTGGAGCATGGATTGGCTGTCAATAGAGTGTACACAGGATTTGCTATTTTTTGTTGTCTTTTCACTTTGTTGAAAAGATGTTTCATATGAATTGTTGGACTTCAAgaactaatataattattaattttcatttaatataaaaatttttttcgcAAATTTACCATAGAAATAGAAActgatttttttatcttcaattcgCAACACaatcaaggaaaaaaatttgttctCAATTTACTACATaattaaggacaaaaaattttgtcttcaaTTCACTATGCAATCaggaacaaaaaaatttgtctcaCATTCACCACACAGTGGAACATAAATTCCAGATTTCTTGTTCCAGTATTAGTCCGGTAACAGGAGTGCAGCAGCGAGGAAGAGCCAACCCAGCACCACATCTTCAGCATGTATTTCATCCccaaacacattaaaatctcCAGCAGACATCCTGATACCACTAATCCAGCAGCAGTGAACAGCAGCTGCAAGGCAAAACTCCAGGTCTGTAGCACCCTGCAACTGCATTTTGTGGCCTTAACAGTTTTTAGATTTTCTCCAAGTCAATAGCTGTTTGATGTTAGTGAACTTAATTTTTCCAATTGTGTGCCTAGATCATCATCAgcaaaagaaggaaataaaatatgaaaatgacagagctaaaagaaaaagtaaaaaaattgatacaacaGATAGAGTTACAACTTACAATTAAAATAATGGGCGAATCAAGTCTTTTAATCTTATCCAGTTTACCTAGAAAAATTCTTGCCATGTATCCTGTTGAAGCTACTTTGACttcccttttatttctttctccaaactattaattaacaaaggacaaatatcaatatttgagttgaaattaGACAAACAACCATAAAAAACACGACTTTGAGAACCtttgtattaagaaattatcTAGTAAAGATTTGGGATTATTATAATGTACAAGTGGATAACACTTTTTGATCTCCACAAGTTCAAGAGATGAGATTTTagagtgttttcttttttcttttttttggctTTCTTCGATCCTATTGAAAAGATATAAGTTTTGTCATCatcacaaaaatattaaaatttacaagaatGTTTAGCCATTTGGAAATGTCTTACCACGATTGAAACCGATGTCATGTTGCTTCAGTATATTTCCTTTACCTACATTGTTGCCCTACCAGCATCACATTCCTCTTATCATCACATTAAGTTTACAATGTCATAGGGACACGATGAGCCCCAAGTTTGTAAAGCAATGATCTAGTGGTTTATTCTTCAAAACTCTTTATATTTTCCCCCTTTTTTGCAGCTGTGTTGTTGTTTGTGTGCTTAACTTTCAAACCCTGTAACCATATCACCTACAAAactaagaaaaatgaaacacGAAATTGACACAACTGTAGAAATACATGAGACAAATGATACAAGAGTACAATTGTGGCTTACAAATATTTGAAGCGATGTAATGTGTTTAATCTCATCAATTTGCTTCAGGAGATTTTTTGCCCTGTCTtcccttttctttatttcaataaGTTGTCAAGGAACAAgagacaaatatcaatatttgtgttGCAAATAGGCTAACCAATAGAAAATAACATGACTTTGAGAGCAATCTTTTTAGTAACTTACTTAAGAGATATGGGATTGTTTAGTTAAACTAGTAAGGACTAGAACTTATCAAATCTTCTAAACTATATAAGTAGAACACCTTTTGATCTCCAAAGTATGTGAGATGTGATTCTAGAAATTTTCACTCCTGCAATTTCTGCAGAAAATACGTAAACTTGTCATCATTTCAAAGACCTATAAATGTACAAGAATTTGTTATCAAAGTTAGAAATGTCTTACCACCATAGAAACTGATTACTCACAAGTTATTACAGAAATGTCATAAGCTGAACATCTTATTTGAGCCTTTCATTCAAAGTGACACGTAACTCTCCTGTAGTTGTGTGGAATTCATCTCGAAATTCTTTCAAGATTCACCTTgaatattaaaacattcaaataaaGGAGACATGTTTTTCCAGAATAAAAGCGCAATAAAGGATACAGTGTTGaatatgcttacatgaagttAGGGAAGGAAAATTTTAAGCCTTACCAATGATTCTTGCAACACTGAATACACACATATAGGGGTCCTGCATTGTGTTGTCTATATTGAGTAAGTAAACCTAAATTGCACAAGATAAGCTTCAAATAGGTTAGATGGAAAATATTTCAACTCCTACCTCTAAATGTTTCTCCCCTGAATTCAAAACtcacaaaaaaacaaatcataagATTATCTAATCGGTTGTCGAAAGATCATCTCaggaattgaaaaatgaaacaagaaatGAAGAATTTACTTTATTTAGAATCCCAAATATTGGAATATTCCTAAGCTGAAAAAGTTTCTTCGGTTaccaataaatttatgaaaatagaAAGACACCTCGGCCCAAGCAGTCAACTTCAAACACAAAACAGCAAAAGAGACCATCCAAACTGAAaggcaaaaaataatattgcacAGCGAGAAAAAGAAACTGCAAACTGATTGTAGCTGGACCAGAATTGTAGAGGAAATTAAGCAACATCATCTTGCTTAACAAGTTGTCGAGTAACAATGAACAAGTATAAATATTGCGTGCCTTTGAGAGCAATCCTATTATGAACTTACTTAAGAGATGTGAGACCGTTTAGTTGATCTAGTAAGGACTGGAACTTATTAGATTTAGCAATCCTTTTATGGTGAATTATATATACAGAACACCTCCAAATCTTCAAAGTTTGTAAGATGtgattctagaaatttttactcTCACAGTTTCTACAGAAAAGAcatgaatttttcattatttcaaatatctaaaaaatgtaCAAGAATATGTTATCAACGTTCGAAATGCCTTACCATCATAGAAACTGATTGATCACAAGCTACTGGAAAAATGTCATAAGCTGAACTTCTTATTCAAGTCTTTTATCAAAGGTGACATGGAACTCTCTTGAAGTTGTGTTGATTTCATCTCGAAATTCATTCAGTATTCACcttgaatattaaaactttcaaattaagGAGACATGCTTTCCTAAAATAAAAGTGTAATGATGGTGGGAACATGTAAGAATAAGACTATGTAAAAGGATCAAGAAACAATATCTCATGTGTTTTGTTATATGAGCGTTGATTGATTGTACTGCTTTAGTCAGATATATAGAGGTCCATTACTTCGTTTTTCTCATCATTTGGTGGACTCTATGCAAATGCAAGAGAAGGGTATATAATATGCAATTAGATGTGTGAAGCGGAAATAACTTTTGATCTTGTTGAAAGTTTaaatatgcttacatgaagttGGAGGAGGAAAACTTTAAGCCCTACAACGATCTCTGCAATGTTAATTTAAGTGTGGGATCCTGCATAGTGTTGTTTGCAAAGAGAAAGTAAATAATGATTCCTTAAATAAGCTATAAAATGTAAACCATAGATTAATAATGATGCATTTCACAATATGTCTTTGCCGtaaacaaaaacaatgagaTAACAATACAAATACCATACACATAAGCAGGAAAAATGCTGCTTGATTAACCGTTGCAACAGCTAGAAGATACAATCTCAGTATTCGAATTTCAGCAAGCAGACACGCAGTAAGTTTAGATCCGGAAAACTTAGACATGCCAGAATTAGGTTCTAACGGTTGCTTGTCTAAGTTGGAGACAGTGGCacctgaagaaaaatgaatcagAGAAAAATAGTATACCTAGATTTGGAAAAGAAAGTAGCAAGGATCTTTAgcttatgtttttatcaaaaaattgcaGAGATTGCCTACTTTTGATTACCTTGGAACCACAAAAGTTGAGACAATCTATGAGATGACAAAGTAGAGAAGTTTTGAAACAGAGGAACCACTTTCAATTTATAAGATCAAAATGCCATCCTCTACTTctgaaaatagagaaatatttttaacttgCTTCTTgctggaaaaaaatgataaaatactgaattaaattatacgtattaaaatttaaattcaaccagAAATGAGATTGACATGAAACAATAAGTACCTTAGTAAACTTCAATATGAGAATATTGTTGATAGCTCAGAATTTTGTTATAGTCAAATATCtgacaaaagtaaaaaaaaagttagcgaagtttaaatttaaggcgcatgaattattttctaaacaacaaaaaatagaaataaaaattgtagAATGGTTCAAATGTTAGAAGTTTTGACAAGCCTAAAACCAAACAAGATCAATTTATAAATCTCTTATTCaatttaagaatgaaaataGCTCAACACTAACCTCTACACATTTTTGCCTCtattattcaattatcaaatttgCATCAAATCTCCTAACTCATACAAATTTAGCaataatatcatctaatctTGTATTCAATGACCCTCAcagaaattgaaagaataagtgTCTGCATAAGAGGAAACAGAAATTCAGAAAGAATTTATAACATACTTGCATAAGGTAAAAATTAACTGGTTGTTCTGCCTCAGCAAGATATATAGAAGTCCATTACTTGGTTTTGCTCTCATCAATTGGCggatttcatatataaatccaAGAGTAAGGTAGAAAATGTGtaattttacaatgtttaatatgcttacatgaagttagagaatgaaaattttaagcctTTCCAATGATTTCTACAACATTGAATCTAAGCATAGCAGTCCTGCATCGTGTTGTTTACATTAAGTAAACAATGATTCCTTAAATAAGCTATAAAAATCTATTGTTGAAAGATCCTCTCAGGAAACAAGAACATGAagaatttactttatttaaaattccaaaaactGGAATTTTCCTAAGCTAAAAGTTTCTTGAGTTaccaataaatttttgaaattagaaaTGTTGGATTAGAATTAGAGATACAAGGTATTATGTTAAgttgattaaagttaaataaattacCTGGACAAACTATAATTGAGAGATTCTTGTTGATCATCACCTGTATCTGTGCCATTAGGAAAATTAGAGAAAGAAGCTCGTGTCATCAACTTGTAGATGAAT contains:
- the LOC123220664 gene encoding protein ALTERED SEED GERMINATION 2-like yields the protein MGINHGCYCVYAYASLTWLLQLEKCRMLIEIAGNYLDEGANPFHGVEVCNEVLEGHGSEIGSMMRHEPLCILAALLLKIVIVGDDCALPPPQGIAG